GCCTGCTGCTGCCGTCCTTCTCGGCCTTCTCGCGCTTGCCGCGCGAGATGATCTCGGCCGTCGCAGCCTCGATCTCAGCCACGGTCACGTCGGCCGGCATCCGCGGCTTGACCACCTCCGAGGCGGCCCACACCGCGAAACCGAGCGACCACCCCTGCTTCTCGGCGATACGCTTGAGCGCCTCGATGACGCCCTGCTGGCTGAACCGCTTCTTGTCATCCGCTGCTACAACTATCTTCCTGGGCTTGGCCATGATTGGCCTCCGTTGTCCCGCCAAAGGCAGGGACTTTTGTATTGGTTGTCGCTCTTGAGGGCCGTTATTGGCCTCTTGAGCTTAAACCCTGTTTAGGAACTATTAACCACATTATATCAAATATACAGAATATGTCAAGTACCTACTTATGCCGGCAGGTAGGCTTGACAATATAGCTAAAAAGGCGTACTATAAAAACAATCCGAGCACCTGCTTTCGCTCGTCGTCGGCGGATCGTGTTTCGCCGAAGCCGAGCTTCAGCGAGGCGAAGGCGGGGAAGATTCTTTGACAACAATAATAAACAAGGAAGAGGCGATGGAAACACTGCCTAAAACGATGTCTTGTTTCGGAGTGATTATAGAACATAATCAAAGCCCGCCAAGAATTTATCTGGTCCATAATACCGCAGACCCTTTGGGGCCGAATGGCGAGGAAGGCAAGCCGACTGGCTGGGGACTTCCCGGCGGCGGCAGTTTGGATGGCGAAAGCCCTGATGAAACTGTTCGCCGAGAAGTGCTTGGCGAAGCCGGATTGGTTACCGAAATTGCGACACGAGGAAAAAATTCCGAATTCGGCGAAATCCTTTTTGAAGATAAACCGCTCATCAATAACAAAGTTTACATTTTTCATCTTAAAAGGATTGGCGAGGGATTTAGAAATATTGAGGAAACCGGCGAAACCGGAAGGGTTATGCTGGCAGATTTGGGAAGCATTCTAAAAATGCCCTTGGCTATTAAGAACATCCGTCATGAAGACGGAACAACGGAACAAATCAAAAACCCGGAAGGGATTTATTTTTCCGTCAGAGAAAGAATTTTCGGGGTACTGGATTATCTGGGTTATGATTTTTATAATCTCATTCCCGATCTTGATAAACTAATCAGTGAAATCAGCCGAAAGGAAGTCGGTAATTACATTTACAACTTGCTTGCCGAGGTGATTGCAAAAAAGAATGAACTTTACGAGCGCCGGGCGCGGCGTCTGCGACCTGACGACGACGAGCTTTTGGAAAGATACAGCGAGTGGGCCGTAAGGCAGGAGGGATGACAATGGGAGAGCAAAAGTTCGTCAGAATGTTTGGCCGACCCGAAATCCACATTACCGCCTGCGCTGTTACCAGAGATCGGGATTTCAACAATGTTATTAGCGACATTATTATTGAGACCAACCAGTTTTGGGACAGATATCCTCCTCATCATGAAAGAGCGTTG
This Parcubacteria group bacterium DNA region includes the following protein-coding sequences:
- a CDS encoding NUDIX domain-containing protein; this encodes MTTIINKEEAMETLPKTMSCFGVIIEHNQSPPRIYLVHNTADPLGPNGEEGKPTGWGLPGGGSLDGESPDETVRREVLGEAGLVTEIATRGKNSEFGEILFEDKPLINNKVYIFHLKRIGEGFRNIEETGETGRVMLADLGSILKMPLAIKNIRHEDGTTEQIKNPEGIYFSVRERIFGVLDYLGYDFYNLIPDLDKLISEISRKEVGNYIYNLLAEVIAKKNELYERRARRLRPDDDELLERYSEWAVRQEG